A part of Streptomyces sp. DSM 40750 genomic DNA contains:
- a CDS encoding YceI family protein encodes MTQDNASHTPTTTALPLSPGEWELDPLHSAVNFTIRHLGIAKVRGRFERFTAELHAGVTVDDVRVSAEIALASLNTGNADRDAHTRSADLLDVEKRPTMAFRSTRVRGAGEEWSMEGDLTIGDVTRPVTLAVEFGGVVDSPGDDRRHAGFEATGEIRRSDYGLDFGAGFLGDVVKVQLDMQFVEPVGQEG; translated from the coding sequence ATGACTCAGGACAACGCCTCGCACACGCCGACCACCACCGCTCTGCCCCTGTCCCCCGGCGAGTGGGAACTCGACCCGCTGCACTCGGCCGTCAACTTCACGATCCGGCACCTCGGGATCGCCAAGGTACGGGGCCGGTTCGAGCGGTTCACGGCCGAGTTGCACGCCGGTGTGACGGTCGACGACGTGCGGGTGAGCGCGGAGATCGCGCTGGCCTCCCTCAACACCGGCAACGCCGATCGTGACGCGCACACGCGCTCGGCGGATCTGCTCGATGTCGAGAAACGCCCGACGATGGCGTTCCGCTCGACGCGGGTGCGCGGGGCGGGCGAGGAGTGGTCGATGGAAGGGGACTTGACCATCGGGGACGTGACCCGCCCGGTGACGCTCGCCGTCGAGTTCGGCGGGGTGGTGGACTCCCCCGGGGACGATCGGAGGCACGCCGGGTTCGAGGCGACGGGCGAGATCCGGCGCAGCGACTACGGGCTGGACTTCGGGGCCGGTTTTCTCGGTGATGTTGTCAAGGTGCAACTGGACATGCAGTTCGTCGAACCCGTCGGCCAGGAGGGCTGA
- the uvrA gene encoding excinuclease ABC subunit UvrA has protein sequence MADRLIVRGAREHNLKNVSLDLPRDSLIVFTGLSGSGKSSLAFDTIFAEGQRRYVESLSSYARQFLGQMDKPDVDFIEGLSPAVSIDQKSTSRNPRSTVGTITEVYDYLRLLFARIGKPHCPQCSRPITRQSPQAIVDRVLELPEGSRFQVLSPLVRERKGEFVDLFADLQTKGYSRARVDGETVQLSNPPTLKKQEKHTIEVVVDRLTVKDTAKRRLTDSVETALGLSGGMVVLDFVDLPEDDPERERMFSEHLYCPYDDLSFEELEPRSFSFNSPFGACPDCSGIGTRMEVDPELIIPDEDKSLDEGAIHPWSHGHTKDYFGRLIGALADALGFRTDIPFAGLPQRARKALLYGHKTQIEVRYRNRYGRERVYTTAFEGAVPFVKRRHSEAESDASRERFEGYMREVPCPTCEGTRLKPIVLAVTIMEKSIAEVSAMSISDCADFLGELKLNARDKKIAERVLKEVNERLRFLVDVGLDYLSLNRAAGTLSGGEAQRIRLATQIGSGLVGVLYVLDEPSIGLHQRDNHRLIETLVRLRDMGNTLIVVEHDEDTIKMADWIVDIGPGAGEHGGKVVHSGSLKELLDNAESQTGQYLSGKKAIPLPDIRRPLDPTRQLTVHGARENNLQDIDVSFPLGVFTAVTGVSGSGKSTLVNDILYTHLARELNGARNVPGRHTRVDGDDLVDKVVHVDQSPIGRTPRSNPATYTGVFDHVRKLFAETTEAKVRGYLPGRFSFNVKGGRCENCAGDGTIKIEMNFLPDVYVPCEVCHGARYNRETLDVHYKGKSIADVLNMPIEEATAFFEAVPAIARHLNTLKDVGLGYVRLGQSATTLSGGEAQRVKLASELQRRSTGRTVYVLDEPTTGLHFEDISKLLTVLSGLVDKGNTVIVIEHNLDVIKTADWVVDMGPEGGAGGGLVIAEGTPEEVAGVPASHTGKFLREILGADRISDAASVKAPRGTAARKTVAAKSTAKKTATARTTTAAKTTAAKTTAARTTAAKKAAAATKEAAPAKKTTRARKA, from the coding sequence GTGGCCGACCGTCTCATCGTCCGTGGCGCGCGCGAGCACAACCTGAAGAACGTCTCGCTCGACCTGCCACGCGACTCGCTCATCGTCTTCACGGGCCTGTCGGGGTCGGGCAAGTCCTCGCTGGCCTTCGACACGATCTTCGCCGAGGGGCAGCGCCGGTACGTCGAGTCGCTCTCGTCCTACGCCCGCCAGTTCCTCGGGCAGATGGACAAGCCGGACGTCGACTTCATCGAGGGTCTGTCCCCGGCGGTCTCCATCGACCAGAAGTCGACCTCGCGCAACCCGCGCTCGACGGTCGGCACCATCACCGAGGTCTACGACTACCTGCGGCTGCTCTTCGCGCGCATCGGCAAGCCGCACTGCCCCCAGTGCAGCCGCCCGATCACACGCCAGTCGCCGCAGGCCATCGTCGACCGTGTCCTGGAGCTGCCGGAGGGGAGCCGCTTCCAGGTCCTTTCGCCGCTGGTGCGTGAGCGCAAGGGCGAGTTCGTCGACCTCTTCGCGGACCTCCAGACCAAGGGTTACAGCCGTGCGCGGGTGGACGGCGAGACCGTCCAGCTCTCCAACCCGCCCACCCTGAAGAAGCAGGAGAAGCACACCATCGAGGTGGTCGTCGACCGCCTCACGGTGAAGGACACCGCCAAGCGCCGCCTCACCGACTCCGTGGAGACCGCGCTCGGTCTCTCCGGCGGCATGGTCGTGCTCGACTTCGTCGACCTCCCCGAGGACGACCCCGAGCGCGAGCGCATGTTCTCGGAGCACCTGTACTGCCCCTATGACGACCTGTCCTTCGAGGAGCTGGAGCCCCGCTCCTTCTCCTTCAACTCGCCCTTCGGCGCCTGCCCCGACTGCAGCGGCATCGGTACGCGCATGGAGGTCGACCCCGAGCTGATCATCCCGGACGAGGACAAGTCGCTCGACGAGGGTGCCATCCACCCCTGGTCGCACGGACACACCAAGGACTACTTCGGCCGCCTCATCGGAGCCCTCGCCGACGCGTTGGGATTCCGGACCGACATCCCCTTCGCCGGTCTCCCGCAGCGCGCGAGGAAGGCCCTGCTGTACGGCCACAAGACGCAGATCGAGGTCCGCTACCGCAACCGGTACGGGCGCGAGCGCGTCTACACCACGGCCTTCGAGGGCGCCGTCCCCTTCGTGAAGCGGCGGCACAGCGAGGCCGAGAGCGACGCCAGCCGTGAGCGCTTCGAGGGCTATATGCGCGAGGTGCCCTGCCCCACCTGTGAGGGCACCCGCCTGAAGCCGATCGTCCTCGCGGTCACGATCATGGAGAAGTCGATCGCCGAGGTCTCCGCCATGTCCATCAGTGACTGCGCGGACTTCCTGGGCGAGCTGAAGCTCAACGCCCGCGACAAGAAGATCGCCGAGCGGGTGCTGAAGGAGGTCAACGAACGGCTGCGGTTCCTCGTCGACGTGGGCCTGGACTACCTCTCGCTGAACCGCGCGGCCGGCACGCTCTCCGGCGGCGAGGCCCAGCGCATCCGCCTGGCCACCCAGATCGGCTCCGGCCTCGTCGGCGTCCTGTACGTCCTCGACGAGCCCTCCATCGGTCTGCACCAGCGCGACAACCACCGGCTCATCGAGACCCTGGTCCGGCTGCGCGACATGGGCAACACGCTCATCGTCGTCGAGCACGACGAGGACACCATCAAGATGGCCGACTGGATCGTCGACATCGGCCCCGGTGCCGGCGAGCACGGCGGCAAGGTCGTGCACAGCGGTTCCCTGAAGGAGCTGCTCGACAACGCGGAGTCGCAGACCGGGCAGTACCTGTCCGGCAAGAAGGCCATCCCGCTGCCCGACATCCGCCGCCCGCTCGACCCGACCCGGCAGCTGACGGTGCACGGCGCCCGGGAGAACAACCTCCAGGACATCGACGTGTCCTTCCCGCTGGGCGTCTTCACGGCCGTCACCGGAGTCTCCGGCTCCGGCAAGTCCACGCTGGTCAACGACATCCTGTACACGCACCTGGCCCGCGAGCTGAACGGTGCGAGGAACGTACCGGGGCGGCACACGCGCGTGGACGGCGACGACCTCGTCGACAAGGTCGTGCACGTCGACCAGTCGCCCATCGGCCGCACCCCTCGTTCCAACCCGGCGACGTACACCGGCGTCTTCGACCACGTCCGCAAGCTGTTCGCCGAGACCACCGAGGCGAAGGTCCGCGGCTATCTGCCCGGCCGCTTCTCCTTCAACGTCAAGGGCGGCCGCTGCGAGAACTGCGCGGGCGACGGCACCATCAAGATCGAGATGAACTTCCTGCCGGACGTCTACGTCCCGTGCGAGGTCTGCCACGGTGCCCGGTACAACCGGGAAACGCTGGACGTCCACTACAAGGGCAAGTCCATCGCCGATGTGCTGAACATGCCGATCGAGGAGGCCACGGCCTTCTTCGAGGCCGTGCCCGCGATCGCCCGCCACCTCAACACGCTGAAGGACGTCGGCCTCGGCTACGTCCGGCTCGGCCAGTCCGCGACCACCCTCTCCGGCGGTGAGGCACAGCGCGTCAAGCTCGCCAGCGAGCTGCAGCGCCGCTCCACGGGACGCACGGTGTACGTCCTGGACGAGCCGACCACCGGTCTGCACTTCGAGGACATCAGCAAGCTGCTCACCGTGCTGTCCGGCCTGGTCGACAAGGGCAACACGGTCATCGTCATCGAGCACAACCTCGACGTCATCAAGACCGCCGACTGGGTCGTCGACATGGGCCCCGAGGGCGGCGCCGGCGGCGGCCTCGTCATCGCGGAGGGCACGCCCGAGGAGGTCGCCGGGGTTCCGGCCAGCCACACGGGCAAGTTCCTGCGCGAGATCCTCGGCGCCGACCGGATCAGCGACGCCGCCTCGGTGAAGGCCCCGCGCGGGACGGCGGCCAGGAAGACGGTCGCCGCCAAGTCGACGGCGAAGAAGACGGCGACGGCCCGGACGACCACGGCGGCCAAGACCACGGCGGCCAAGACCACGGCGGCCAGGACCACGGCGGCCAAGAAGGCGGCCGCCGCCACGAAGGAGGCGGCACCCGCGAAGAAGACCACGCGGGCGCGCAAAGCCTGA
- a CDS encoding maleylpyruvate isomerase family mycothiol-dependent enzyme, translating to MMDHARDLASVREATDRLLSAAAALDNAAVTEPSRLPGWTRGHILAHLARNADALVNVLEGRSMYVSEGARDADIERDAPRPLEAQLADVRESANRFQDAASASADWSRTVELRNGVTDSASRVPFRRWIEVEIHHVDLGIGYELEDLPQEFTQREINFLADRFRGHPGVPALMIKQDDGRLIPTGDVGSVAPAQLESGHRLTVGGSRADLLGWLAGRRDGAALHVEGGLLPALPPL from the coding sequence ATGATGGATCACGCACGTGACCTGGCCTCTGTACGTGAAGCGACGGACCGGCTCCTCAGCGCAGCCGCCGCACTGGACAACGCCGCTGTGACCGAGCCGTCACGGCTGCCGGGCTGGACCCGCGGTCACATCCTCGCCCATCTCGCCCGCAACGCGGACGCCCTCGTGAACGTCCTCGAAGGGCGCTCCATGTACGTCTCCGAGGGCGCCCGGGACGCTGACATCGAGCGGGACGCGCCCCGGCCCCTGGAGGCGCAGCTCGCCGACGTACGGGAGAGCGCGAACCGTTTCCAGGACGCCGCCTCGGCCTCCGCGGACTGGTCCCGCACCGTCGAGCTGCGCAACGGCGTCACCGACTCCGCGTCCCGGGTGCCCTTCCGGCGCTGGATCGAGGTGGAGATCCATCACGTGGACCTGGGGATCGGGTACGAGCTGGAGGATCTGCCGCAGGAATTCACGCAGCGCGAGATCAACTTCCTGGCCGACCGGTTCCGCGGCCACCCCGGGGTTCCGGCACTGATGATCAAGCAGGACGACGGGCGCCTGATCCCCACCGGCGACGTCGGGTCCGTCGCCCCGGCACAGCTCGAAAGCGGCCATCGGCTCACGGTCGGCGGCAGCCGGGCCGACCTCCTCGGCTGGCTCGCCGGACGCCGCGACGGGGCAGCCCTGCACGTCGAGGGCGGCCTCCTTCCGGCGCTTCCCCCGCTGTAG
- a CDS encoding MBL fold metallo-hydrolase, translating into MTYSGAVKVGGPADVHELPDLMISKVAVGPMDNNAYLLRCRATDEQLLIDAANDAGTLLTLIGDDGIASVVTTHQHGDHWQALAEVVAATGARTYAGRDDAEGIPVATDVSVDDGDTIRVGRVELTARHLVGHTPGSIALVYDDPHGHPHVFTGDCLFPGGPGRTTRPEDFESLMSGLEAKVFVLPDETWIYPGHGNDTTLGTERPHLGQWRERGW; encoded by the coding sequence ATGACGTACAGCGGAGCGGTGAAGGTCGGCGGCCCTGCGGATGTGCACGAGCTTCCGGATCTGATGATCTCCAAGGTCGCGGTCGGCCCGATGGACAACAACGCGTATCTGCTGCGCTGCCGGGCCACCGACGAGCAGCTGCTGATCGACGCCGCCAACGACGCCGGCACGCTGCTCACCCTGATCGGCGACGACGGGATCGCGTCCGTCGTCACCACGCATCAGCACGGCGACCACTGGCAGGCCCTCGCCGAGGTCGTGGCGGCCACCGGCGCCCGTACATACGCGGGCCGGGACGACGCCGAGGGCATCCCCGTGGCGACCGATGTGTCCGTCGACGACGGGGACACGATCCGGGTGGGGCGCGTGGAACTGACCGCGCGCCATCTGGTGGGCCACACGCCGGGTTCGATCGCCCTGGTCTACGACGACCCGCACGGGCATCCACATGTGTTCACCGGCGACTGCCTCTTCCCGGGCGGTCCCGGGCGGACAACACGTCCCGAGGACTTCGAGTCGTTGATGTCGGGCCTGGAGGCGAAGGTCTTCGTACTCCCGGACGAGACCTGGATCTACCCCGGCCACGGCAACGACACTACGCTCGGGACTGAGCGGCCTCACCTCGGCCAGTGGCGCGAGCGGGGCTGGTAG
- a CDS encoding competence protein CoiA family protein: MAHHLLKLELAAAARAAGAHCEMEVRGPDGVWRADVMASDPGGAWRVALEAQLSPITPDAIAARAERMRVNDVPSVWFSDRLRPPWLGLVPSVRLVTDEDGSLVVAEGLARFAEGFWEAGPQVPLAEFLGWVFADRAVPHRRIVQRTRYPLEPLFTVWTAPQYVRAEAAYREERDHREQGRWEAEWHQAAIHALRQRQAALQRPVVEFVYQEAGAYPKVAKAGTPEFAMGLPVYIRGEPYAVICPVASRIPALRNRLAPLVLFVASEGERQRIATQARPGQRIEALDGHQPTPPPVPQQEQPDPFRPVVE; this comes from the coding sequence ATGGCTCATCACCTACTCAAGCTGGAGCTTGCGGCAGCGGCCCGAGCCGCGGGCGCGCATTGCGAGATGGAGGTGCGCGGTCCCGATGGCGTATGGCGGGCGGACGTCATGGCCAGCGACCCGGGCGGAGCCTGGCGGGTAGCTCTGGAAGCACAGTTGTCGCCCATCACGCCGGACGCCATCGCGGCCCGCGCGGAGCGGATGCGTGTGAACGACGTTCCGTCGGTGTGGTTCAGCGACCGGCTGCGGCCGCCGTGGCTGGGGCTGGTCCCCTCAGTGCGCCTGGTGACCGACGAGGACGGCAGCCTAGTCGTAGCGGAGGGCTTGGCGCGGTTCGCGGAGGGCTTTTGGGAGGCAGGACCGCAGGTGCCGCTGGCGGAGTTCCTAGGGTGGGTGTTCGCAGATCGCGCCGTTCCTCACCGCCGGATCGTGCAGCGCACTCGTTACCCGCTGGAACCGTTGTTCACGGTCTGGACAGCCCCACAGTATGTCCGAGCGGAGGCGGCCTACCGGGAGGAACGGGACCACCGGGAACAGGGACGGTGGGAGGCAGAGTGGCATCAGGCCGCTATTCATGCCCTGCGGCAGCGTCAGGCCGCACTGCAGAGGCCAGTTGTGGAGTTCGTCTACCAAGAAGCCGGCGCCTATCCCAAGGTCGCGAAGGCGGGGACGCCTGAATTCGCCATGGGACTTCCGGTGTACATCCGAGGGGAGCCGTACGCGGTGATCTGCCCGGTAGCGAGCCGCATCCCCGCGCTCCGAAATCGTCTCGCCCCGCTGGTGCTGTTCGTCGCTTCCGAAGGAGAACGGCAGCGCATTGCCACGCAGGCTCGGCCCGGGCAACGGATCGAGGCGCTGGACGGTCACCAACCCACTCCACCCCCCGTTCCGCAGCAGGAGCAACCGGACCCCTTCAGACCGGTCGTCGAGTAG
- a CDS encoding VOC family protein produces the protein MDFVSIRIITSDVARLVDFYERATGVRATWATEDFAELNTAGATLAIAGTRTVPLFAPGSARPADNHSVITEFLVDDVDRVHQNLTGFVTGFVTEPTTMPWGNRSLLFRDPDGNLVNFFTPVTPAAIEKFAH, from the coding sequence ATGGACTTCGTCTCGATCCGCATCATCACCAGCGACGTAGCGCGTCTCGTCGATTTCTACGAGCGAGCCACAGGAGTGCGGGCGACGTGGGCCACCGAGGACTTCGCCGAACTCAACACCGCGGGCGCCACCCTCGCGATCGCCGGCACCCGCACCGTCCCGCTGTTCGCTCCGGGCTCTGCCCGCCCGGCGGACAACCACAGCGTGATCACCGAGTTCCTCGTCGACGACGTGGACCGCGTTCACCAGAACCTGACCGGCTTCGTCACCGGCTTCGTCACCGAACCCACCACGATGCCCTGGGGCAACCGGTCGCTGCTGTTCCGTGACCCCGACGGTAACCTCGTCAACTTCTTCACCCCTGTCACCCCGGCGGCTATCGAAAAGTTCGCACACTGA
- a CDS encoding helix-turn-helix transcriptional regulator: MPRPTGRVLTLLELLQSGGTRTMAELADRLGVEGRTVRRYVNQLIDLDVPVESVRGRYGGYRLAPAYRLPPLMLSDDEALAVLLGLVAGRRAGLTTTQHTANETASAKIRRVLPKHIARRLDTLLESLAFTEQPGEFDTPNAGVLLTIADAVRHRRPVSIRYTDRDGRRSERTLHAYGIVAHAGRWYVTGKDAQIGEDRTFRLDRIADARTLPGSFEAPAGPGPAQRVLSAFATAEYRHEVTLRIHGTVEQIRAHLPASVASLEEHELAAGQDRATERWLRVELRAERLDWLPPVLASLDRPFVIERPDELRDLVIELADRLASYARQA, from the coding sequence ATGCCCCGACCCACTGGCCGCGTGCTGACACTCCTGGAGCTGCTGCAGTCGGGCGGCACCCGGACGATGGCCGAACTCGCCGACCGGCTCGGCGTCGAAGGGCGCACCGTGCGGCGGTATGTGAACCAGCTGATCGACCTCGACGTGCCCGTGGAATCGGTGCGCGGCCGCTACGGCGGGTACCGGCTCGCCCCCGCGTACCGCTTGCCTCCGCTCATGCTCAGCGACGACGAGGCGCTGGCCGTGCTGCTCGGCCTGGTCGCCGGCCGCCGGGCAGGGCTGACGACGACGCAGCACACGGCAAACGAGACGGCATCGGCGAAGATCCGCAGGGTGCTGCCCAAGCACATCGCCCGCCGGCTCGACACACTCCTGGAATCCCTCGCCTTCACGGAACAGCCCGGAGAGTTCGACACCCCGAACGCCGGGGTCCTGCTCACCATCGCCGATGCGGTGCGCCACCGCCGACCGGTCTCGATCCGCTACACCGACCGCGACGGACGGCGCAGCGAACGCACGCTGCACGCGTACGGGATCGTCGCCCATGCGGGCCGGTGGTACGTCACGGGCAAGGACGCCCAGATCGGCGAGGACCGAACCTTCCGGCTCGATCGCATCGCAGACGCGCGGACCCTGCCCGGCTCATTCGAAGCGCCGGCGGGTCCCGGTCCGGCACAGCGCGTGTTGTCAGCGTTCGCCACGGCCGAGTACCGGCATGAGGTGACCTTGCGGATCCACGGGACAGTTGAGCAGATCCGCGCCCACCTTCCCGCCAGCGTCGCGAGCCTGGAGGAGCACGAGCTCGCGGCAGGCCAGGACCGGGCAACCGAGCGCTGGCTGCGCGTCGAGCTGCGGGCGGAGCGGCTCGACTGGTTGCCTCCGGTACTCGCCTCACTCGACCGGCCGTTCGTCATCGAGCGCCCCGATGAACTGCGCGACCTCGTCATCGAGCTCGCCGACCGCCTTGCGTCCTACGCCCGCCAAGCCTGA
- a CDS encoding ABC transporter substrate-binding protein: MRPVLRAPRSPRRAASAAIAALLTAVAVGCAPQPEEDTSGSASASASGASCAKGELSTEATGKLTIATDSPAYEPWFKNDDPKNGEGFESAVAYAVAKELGYDKADVVWQSVPFNKAFAPGEKTFDFDINQVSISDERKKAVDFSSGYYDVRQAVIALKDSEAAKAASIADLKKLHLGAQVGTTSLNHLNDVVKPTQEPAAYSKNDQAKSALKNGQIDAIVVDLPTAFYITAAEVTDATIVGQFENQGGTPEQFGLVLDKGSALTSCVTAAVDALREDGTLAKTEQEWLSDAVDAPVLK; this comes from the coding sequence ATGCGTCCTGTCCTGCGAGCCCCGCGTTCCCCGCGCCGTGCCGCTTCCGCCGCCATAGCCGCCCTGCTCACCGCTGTCGCGGTGGGCTGCGCCCCGCAGCCGGAGGAGGACACCTCCGGCTCGGCCTCCGCCTCGGCGTCCGGGGCGTCCTGCGCCAAGGGCGAGTTGAGCACGGAGGCCACCGGCAAGCTGACGATCGCCACGGACTCCCCCGCGTACGAGCCCTGGTTCAAGAACGACGACCCGAAGAACGGTGAGGGCTTCGAGTCGGCGGTCGCGTACGCCGTGGCCAAGGAACTGGGCTACGACAAGGCCGACGTCGTCTGGCAGAGCGTGCCCTTCAACAAGGCCTTCGCGCCGGGTGAGAAGACCTTCGACTTCGACATCAACCAGGTGTCGATCAGCGACGAGCGCAAGAAGGCCGTGGACTTCTCGTCCGGCTACTACGACGTGCGCCAGGCCGTCATCGCCCTGAAGGACTCCGAGGCCGCGAAGGCAGCGAGCATCGCGGACCTCAAGAAGCTGCACCTCGGCGCCCAGGTCGGCACCACCAGCCTGAACCACCTCAACGACGTGGTGAAGCCGACCCAGGAGCCCGCCGCCTACTCGAAGAACGACCAGGCCAAGTCCGCGCTGAAGAACGGCCAGATCGACGCGATCGTGGTCGACCTGCCGACCGCGTTCTACATCACGGCGGCCGAGGTGACGGACGCGACGATCGTCGGCCAGTTCGAGAACCAGGGCGGCACGCCCGAGCAGTTCGGACTCGTCCTCGACAAGGGCAGCGCCCTCACGTCCTGTGTCACGGCCGCCGTGGACGCCCTGCGCGAGGACGGCACACTGGCGAAGACCGAGCAGGAGTGGCTCTCCGACGCCGTCGACGCCCCGGTGCTCAAGTGA
- a CDS encoding amino acid ABC transporter permease: MTVVKEESGQGDADDNGDMPGEDDGYVPSQRRLDREHYKRTRARRATGIAALSTLVTGVVLYLVVVNAPGWPRTKETFFSAEYAREAFPKVLEGLWLNVRLLLICGVAVLVLGMLIAVARTLRGPVFFPLRALAAAYTDFFRGLPLIINLMIVVLGVPALRLQGVTVDPVLLGGTALTLTYSAYVAEVFRAGIESVHPSQRAAARSLGLTNRQALRHVVLPQAVRRQVPPLLNDLVSLQKDTGLVSIGGAIDAVRAADIIVGRSLNYTPYIVAGLVFVALTIPMTRFTDWVTARMDRQRAQGGTT, encoded by the coding sequence GTGACGGTCGTGAAGGAGGAGTCCGGACAGGGGGACGCGGACGACAACGGCGACATGCCTGGCGAGGACGACGGCTACGTCCCCTCGCAACGGCGGCTCGACCGGGAGCACTACAAGCGCACCCGGGCCCGCCGCGCCACGGGTATCGCCGCCCTGTCGACCCTGGTCACGGGCGTCGTCCTCTATCTCGTCGTCGTCAACGCGCCCGGCTGGCCGCGCACCAAGGAGACGTTCTTCAGCGCGGAGTACGCGCGCGAGGCGTTCCCCAAGGTCCTCGAAGGGCTCTGGCTCAACGTGCGGCTGCTGCTGATCTGCGGTGTCGCCGTGCTCGTCCTCGGCATGCTCATCGCCGTCGCGCGGACCCTGCGCGGCCCGGTGTTCTTCCCGCTGCGGGCACTGGCCGCCGCGTACACCGACTTCTTCCGCGGACTGCCACTGATCATCAACCTGATGATCGTGGTCCTGGGCGTCCCGGCGCTCAGACTCCAAGGCGTGACCGTCGACCCGGTGCTGCTCGGCGGCACCGCGCTGACGCTCACGTACTCGGCATACGTCGCCGAGGTGTTCCGCGCCGGCATCGAGTCCGTGCACCCCTCGCAGCGCGCGGCGGCACGCTCGCTCGGCCTCACCAACCGGCAGGCGCTGCGGCACGTCGTACTCCCCCAGGCGGTACGCCGTCAGGTGCCGCCCCTCCTCAACGACCTGGTGTCGCTGCAGAAGGACACCGGTCTGGTCTCCATCGGCGGCGCGATCGACGCCGTACGCGCCGCGGACATCATCGTGGGCCGCAGCCTCAACTACACGCCGTACATCGTCGCGGGACTGGTCTTCGTCGCCCTGACCATCCCGATGACCCGCTTCACCGACTGGGTCACGGCCCGGATGGACCGGCAGCGGGCACAAGGAGGCACGACATGA
- a CDS encoding amino acid ABC transporter ATP-binding protein, protein MSDTRETVSAPEGSPVLRMESVRKTFGGSVVLRDVDLEVAPHTVTALIGASGSGKSTLLRCANLLEDIDDGAIWLDGEEITDPRVDQDAVRRRIGVVFQAYNLFPHMTVLDNITLAPRRVHGVARAEAEERAHELLDRLGLNGKAGAYPDRLSGGQQQRVAIVRALAVRPRLLLLDEITAALDPELVGEVLNVVRDLKADGMTMVLATHEMGFARDVADQVCFLDGGVVLERGTAEQVFGDPQQERTRQFLRRIVEAGRL, encoded by the coding sequence ATGAGCGACACCCGAGAGACCGTGAGCGCTCCTGAGGGCTCCCCCGTGCTGCGGATGGAGTCCGTCCGCAAGACCTTCGGCGGCTCGGTCGTGCTGCGGGACGTCGATCTGGAGGTCGCCCCGCACACCGTGACCGCGCTGATCGGCGCCTCCGGGTCCGGCAAGTCGACGCTGCTGCGCTGTGCCAACCTCCTGGAGGACATCGACGACGGAGCGATCTGGCTGGACGGCGAGGAGATCACCGACCCTCGCGTCGACCAGGACGCGGTGCGCCGCCGTATCGGCGTGGTCTTCCAGGCGTACAACCTGTTCCCGCACATGACGGTCCTGGACAACATCACTCTCGCCCCGCGCCGGGTGCACGGCGTCGCCCGCGCGGAGGCCGAGGAACGGGCCCATGAACTCCTGGACCGCCTCGGACTGAACGGGAAAGCGGGCGCGTACCCCGACCGGCTCAGCGGCGGTCAGCAGCAGCGCGTGGCGATCGTGCGCGCCCTGGCCGTCCGGCCCCGGCTGCTGCTGCTCGACGAGATCACCGCGGCCCTCGACCCGGAACTGGTCGGCGAGGTCCTCAATGTCGTCCGTGATCTGAAAGCGGACGGCATGACGATGGTGCTGGCCACCCACGAGATGGGCTTCGCCCGGGACGTCGCCGACCAGGTTTGTTTCCTGGACGGAGGCGTCGTGCTGGAGCGTGGCACCGCGGAGCAGGTCTTCGGCGACCCCCAGCAGGAACGCACGCGGCAGTTCCTGCGACGGATCGTGGAGGCGGGCCGCCTGTAA
- the aroQ gene encoding type II 3-dehydroquinate dehydratase codes for MPRTLANAPIMILNGPNLNLLGQRQPEIYGSDTLADVEAMCAKAAAAHGGTVDFRQSNHEGELVDWIHEARLNHSGIVINPGAYSHTSVAILDALNTCDGLPVLEVHISNIHQRETFRHHSYVSLRADGVIAGCGVQGYVFGVERVAALAGAGTAEA; via the coding sequence GTGCCCCGCACCCTGGCCAACGCCCCGATCATGATCCTCAACGGCCCCAACCTGAACCTCCTGGGGCAGCGGCAGCCCGAGATCTACGGCTCCGACACGCTCGCCGACGTCGAGGCGATGTGCGCCAAGGCGGCGGCCGCGCACGGCGGCACGGTGGACTTCCGGCAGTCCAACCACGAGGGCGAACTGGTCGACTGGATCCACGAGGCACGGCTGAACCACAGCGGGATCGTCATCAACCCCGGCGCCTACTCGCACACCTCCGTCGCCATCCTGGACGCCCTCAACACCTGCGACGGGCTGCCCGTGCTGGAGGTCCACATCTCCAACATCCACCAGCGCGAGACGTTTCGGCACCACTCCTACGTCTCCCTGCGCGCCGACGGGGTCATCGCCGGTTGCGGGGTGCAGGGCTATGTGTTCGGCGTGGAGCGGGTCGCCGCGCTGGCCGGGGCGGGGACGGCCGAGGCATAG